Proteins encoded by one window of Crassostrea angulata isolate pt1a10 chromosome 9, ASM2561291v2, whole genome shotgun sequence:
- the LOC128163084 gene encoding putative phosphoenolpyruvate synthase isoform X2 codes for MFPSAQTFSVEDTDIQLWRIAPDEGPLNEYSFSFKAGGLKFNVEVKGEVAPEFYHHEDRGSHIYEKCSRFVVNGRPAYGIAEFHYRNMNGPSYTPPSCLPLLCEPWDLPSGLDEALTLPFTKEACGSSPLVGGKGSQLGLLSSIQHKEDFVVTKGFSITLNAYRQQLQKEPSIVTAITKIEESFRTGTLQDTQSRCSDAVEAIAGSIITDSVRAAILSSMEEVFGADFEHSCVAVRSSASGEDGTEASGAGQMETFLGVSGIDKVLESVSRCWASAYSFQAVQYRRQNGQPIRVLVGVVIQEMVKSEVSGVLFTNHPVTGSADHMVIDASYGLGEAVVSGKTTPDSITVLRDWSDKVTVQSKQIGAKNLRIIVKEGGGLEEQSVSGEDMCCLSDSQIQQLCQIGIKLEKYFGSPRDIEWALAGDKFYLLQARPITTLEEVTDEDLIHEFDDPLITDQEWLTTGNISEMMPGATTPLTYSVFASAIDLSCLEVLVKLCGSPSYHYPRKMLLSCCGHLFINLMPYDSGSMNNIFGKKENMELTVVGETLADLTEDSVKSYHGPFTSRLKTVINTIKYLTSVTPATNKKCDDWAKKADSYEVIDQSSDCLQMYRDISKNLPDYTEVWKVGLLKSGNSGAWAAAMFGVLLQGKTEYSNEMCSDVAVILSQCQDVYSADVPVAIQGLARSIVTSGLEDRFLSGDDQGCVELLSDNSVPAVTDLYEDFMKRHGHRYIREAELMEKSWQTNPERLVQVLKKIIKMKAYQERQKTSFSIKDTIANLQTPLTNGEKRSLKFILPRARRAVGEREFGKSLCVKVADKFKQAYWRLAQKMEQEGRLPEKELLFFLTHREIGQLLETRSPKLLTKAKRRRKLLPKLMTLSFPKYSVGVPKPKEQESFEEQRKPTFTLTGMPICKGRVTGKARVVKTLEEANSIQRDDILIVSYTDVGWTPYFPLLGGLVTEMGGLVSHGAVVAREFQLPCVVNVPNATHLLQSGDDIILDGLAGKIEKLEGTSTD; via the exons ATGTTCCCAAGTGCCCAGACATTTTCTGTGGAGGATACAGACATACAGTTATGGCGGATCGCACCTGACGAAGGCCCACTGAACGAGTACAGCTTCAGTTTTAAAGCAG GAGGATTGAAATTCAATGTCGAAGTAAAAGGGGAAGTAGCTCCAGAGTTTTATCATCATGAGGATCGAGGCAGCCATATTTACGAGAAATGTTCTCGTTTTGTTGTGAACGGGAGACCTGCTTACGGAATAGCAGAGTTCCATTATAG AAATATGAATGGACCAAGCTACACTCCTCCCAGTTGCCTCCCTTTGCTGTGTGAGCCTTGGGATTTGCCCTCGGGTTTGGACGAGGCTCTGACTCTTCCTTTTACCAAGGAGGCTTGTGGGAGCAGTCCACTTGTGGGAGGAAAGGGGTCGCAGCTTGGCCTGCTCTCCTCTATCCAACACAAG gagGACTTTGTGGTGACGAAGGGATTTTCCATCACATTAAATGCATACAGACAACAGCTTCAG AAAGAGCCATCTATTGTCACAGCCATCACAAAAATTGAAGAATCTTTCAG AACAGGAACCCTTCAGGACACCCAGTCTCGTTGCTCGGACGCTGTGGAAGCCATTGCTGGTAGTATCATCACGGACAGTGTCAGGGCCGCCATTTTATCCTCAATGGAGGAAGTGTTTGGTGCTGATTTTGAACATAGTTGTGTCGCTGTAAGGTCATCAGCTTCAG GTGAGGACGGTACTGAGGCCTCGGGGGCGGGGCAGATGGAGACCTTTCTGGGCGTGTCCGGAATTGACAAG GTGCTGGAGTCGGTGAGTAGATGCTGGGCCTCAGCATACAGTTTCCAGGCTGTCCAGTACAGGAG ACAGAACGGTCAACCAATCAGAGTGCTGGTGGGTGTGGTTATCCAGGAAATGGTCAAATCTGAGGTGTCCGGGGTCCTTTTCACAAACCACCCAGTGACAGGAAGTGCTGATCACATGGTCATCGACGCTTCCTACGGGCTGGGAGAG GCGGTTGTGTCGGGGAAGACAACCCCCGACTCTATCACGGTTCTCAGAGATTGGTCGGACAAGGTCACAGTCCAGAGTAAACAGATTGGAGCCAAAAATCTACGCATTATAGTCAAAG AGGGAGGAGGACTCGAGGAGCAGTCAGTCAGTGGGGAGGATATGTGTTGTTTGTCCGACTCACAAATACAGCAGCTGTGTCAGATTGGAATAAAG TTGGAGAAATATTTTGGTTCCCCCCGGGACATAGAGTGGGCGCTGGCTGGGGACAAGTTTTACCTGTTACAG GCTCGTCCTATCACTACCCTGGAGGAAGTCACCGACGAGGACCTGATCCACGAGTTTGACGACCCTCTCATCACTGACCAGGAGTGGCTAACTACCGGAAACATCAG TGAGATGATGCCAGGGGCAACAACTCCTCTGACCTACTCTGTGTTTGCGTCTGCCATCGACCTTTCTTGTCTG GAAGTGCTTGTCAAGTTGTGTGGGAGTCCGAGTTACCACTACCCCAGGAAGATGCTGCTCAGCTGTTGTGGTCACCTCTTTATAAACCTCATG CCGTATGATAGTGGCTCCATGAACAACATCTTTGGGAAGAAGGAGAACATGGAACTGACTGTTGTGGGCGAGACGTTAGCCGACCTCACTGAGGACTCTGTCAAGTCGTACCACGGACCGTTCACCTCACGCCTCAAAACTGTCATAAACACCATCAAGTACCTAACCAGT GTGACTCCTGCCACAAATAAGAAGTGTGATGATTGGGCGAAAAAGGCAGACAGCTACGAGGTGATTGACCAATCATCTGATTGTCTGCAGATGTACAGGGACATCAGTAAGAATCTTCCCGACTACACAGAG GTTTGGAAGGTTGGACTCCTGAAGAGTGGCAACTCTGGAGCCTGGGCGGCGGCCATGTTTGGAGTTCTACTTCAGGGCAAAACTG AGTACAGCAATGAGATGTGTTCGGATGTGGCCGTCATTCTCTCTCAGTGCCAGGATGTTTACAGTGCGGATGTACCGGTTGCCATTCAGGGTCTTGCTCGGAGTATCGTAACCTCGGGGCTAGAGGACAGATTCCTCAGCGGAGATGACCAG GGGTGTGTTGAGCTGCTGTCTGACAATAGTGTGCCCGCTGTAACGGACCTGTATGAGGACTTCATGAAGAGACATGGCCACCGCTACATCAGAGAG GCTGAGCTGATGGAGAAGTCTTGGCAGACCAACCCCGAGAGACTGGTACAGGTGCTGAAG aaaatcattaaaatgaaagcataccAGGAAAGACAAAAAACCAGCTTCAGCATAAAAGACACCATTGCCAATCTGCAGACGCCACTAACTAATGGAGAAAA GAGGAGTCTGAAGTTCATTCTCCCCAGAGCGCGGCGAGCGGTGGGGGAGAGGGAGTTCGGGAAGTCGCTGTGTGTGAAGGTGGCCGACAAGTTCAAACAGGCGTACTGGAGACTGGCCCAGAAAATGGAACAAGAG GGTCGGTTACCAGAGAAGGAACTGTTGTTTTTCCTAACACATCGAGAAATCGGACAGCTACTGGAAACTCGCTCACCCAAGTTACTCACAAA AGCCAAGAGAAGAAGAAAGCTGTTGCCCAAACTGATGACTTTGTCTTTTCCAAAATACTCAGTAGGAGTTCCTAAGCCA AAAGAACAGGAGAGTTTTGAGGAACAGAGGAAACCTACCTTCACTCTTACTG GGATGCCAATCTGTAAAGGTCGAGTGACGGGGAAAGCACGGGTAGTCAAGACTCTAGAGGAGGCTAATTCCATACAG AGAGATGACATCTTGATCGTGTCCTACACAGATGTGGGATGGACACCCTACTTCCCGCTGCTGGGGGGTCTGGTCACTGAGATGGGTGGGCTGGTCTCCCATGGGGCGGTGGTGGCCAGGGAGTTCCAGCTTCCCTGTGTGGTGAACGTTCCCAACGCAACACACTTGTTACAGTCAG GTGATGATATAATTCTAGATGGACTGGCGGGAAAAATAGAAAAGCTCGAAGGAACAAGCACAGATTAA
- the LOC128163084 gene encoding uncharacterized protein LOC128163084 isoform X1 translates to MFWTVCLGIGLCVLVWELFKPVPSPINGVYRQPGRWYHLKRLVFLGLLKLRQRKKRKEKSLKEGNVGYGLSVTDPEKMEESPPLLEHPHAIDSVYFGGFNKDGIYFVARVARRHGRYAEVWLYLHLPGVGDFHHPVHPDTLISNVTPGTLTAGGLKIEMLDPMVRWRVSFNGLLRKGVCKELDKKEGSLVHTKFSFTWKAVTDPFNFDTDVNPKALADGIAREGWTREFFNKLQRDHQTHYEQWGELSGRLQVGGGEEQSLRLKSVRDHSYGVRDWRSIYRYVIHFIFTEDGTIIQVGVVSLPENMSHLKIGYVMFPSAQTFSVEDTDIQLWRIAPDEGPLNEYSFSFKAGGLKFNVEVKGEVAPEFYHHEDRGSHIYEKCSRFVVNGRPAYGIAEFHYRNMNGPSYTPPSCLPLLCEPWDLPSGLDEALTLPFTKEACGSSPLVGGKGSQLGLLSSIQHKEDFVVTKGFSITLNAYRQQLQKEPSIVTAITKIEESFRTGTLQDTQSRCSDAVEAIAGSIITDSVRAAILSSMEEVFGADFEHSCVAVRSSASGEDGTEASGAGQMETFLGVSGIDKVLESVSRCWASAYSFQAVQYRRQNGQPIRVLVGVVIQEMVKSEVSGVLFTNHPVTGSADHMVIDASYGLGEAVVSGKTTPDSITVLRDWSDKVTVQSKQIGAKNLRIIVKEGGGLEEQSVSGEDMCCLSDSQIQQLCQIGIKLEKYFGSPRDIEWALAGDKFYLLQARPITTLEEVTDEDLIHEFDDPLITDQEWLTTGNISEMMPGATTPLTYSVFASAIDLSCLEVLVKLCGSPSYHYPRKMLLSCCGHLFINLMPYDSGSMNNIFGKKENMELTVVGETLADLTEDSVKSYHGPFTSRLKTVINTIKYLTSVTPATNKKCDDWAKKADSYEVIDQSSDCLQMYRDISKNLPDYTEVWKVGLLKSGNSGAWAAAMFGVLLQGKTEYSNEMCSDVAVILSQCQDVYSADVPVAIQGLARSIVTSGLEDRFLSGDDQGCVELLSDNSVPAVTDLYEDFMKRHGHRYIREAELMEKSWQTNPERLVQVLKKIIKMKAYQERQKTSFSIKDTIANLQTPLTNGEKRSLKFILPRARRAVGEREFGKSLCVKVADKFKQAYWRLAQKMEQEGRLPEKELLFFLTHREIGQLLETRSPKLLTKAKRRRKLLPKLMTLSFPKYSVGVPKPKEQESFEEQRKPTFTLTGMPICKGRVTGKARVVKTLEEANSIQRDDILIVSYTDVGWTPYFPLLGGLVTEMGGLVSHGAVVAREFQLPCVVNVPNATHLLQSGDDIILDGLAGKIEKLEGTSTD, encoded by the exons ATGTTCTGGACTGTTTGTTTGGGCATTGGTCTGTGTGTACTGGTATGGGAGTTATTTAAACCAGTTCCTTCTCCTATCAATGGAGTCTACAGACAGCCAG GTCGATGGTACCATCTGAAGAGGCTGGTTTTCCTTGGATTGTTGAAACTGCGACAAAGAAAGAAGAGAAAGGAAAAATCACTGAAAGAGGGGAATGTTGGGTATGGGCTGTCTGTAACCGACCCTGAAAAAATGGAGGAGAGCCCGCCATTATTAGAGCATCCTCAT GCAATAGACTCGGTCTATTTTGGAGGATTCAATAAAGATGGCATATATTTTGTGGCAAGAGTTGCCCGTCGACATGGTCGGTATGCTGAGGTGTGGCTCTACCTACACTTGCCAGGAGTAGGGGATTTCCATCACCCCGTCCACCCAGACACACTGATAAGTAACGTGACCCCAGGGACTCTCACTGCTGGGGGTCTGAAGATTGAGATGTTGGACCCAATGGTGAGATGGAGGGTCTCTTTTAATGGGCTTCTCAG GAAAGGAGTTTGTAAAGAGCTGGACAAAAAGGAGGGCTCCTTGGTGCACACCAAATTCTCCTTTAC ATGGAAGGCAGTGACAGACCCGTTTAATTTTGACACAGATGTCAACCCCAAGGCTCTTGCTGATGGGATAGCAAGAGAGGGGTGGACAAGAGAGTTCTTTAACAAACTGCAAAG GGACCACCAGACGCACTATGAACAGTGGGGGGAGCTCAGTGGCCGGTTACAGGTGGGTGGGGGTGAGGAACAGAGCCTGAGGCTGAAGTCTGTCAGGGACCACTCTTATG GTGTACGAGACTGGAGGTCTATTTATAGATATGTCATTCACTTCATTTTCACTGAG GATGGTACCATTATTCAAGTGGGGGTGGTCAGCCTGCCAGAAAATATGTCGCA TTTAAAGATTGGCTATGTCATGTTCCCAAGTGCCCAGACATTTTCTGTGGAGGATACAGACATACAGTTATGGCGGATCGCACCTGACGAAGGCCCACTGAACGAGTACAGCTTCAGTTTTAAAGCAG GAGGATTGAAATTCAATGTCGAAGTAAAAGGGGAAGTAGCTCCAGAGTTTTATCATCATGAGGATCGAGGCAGCCATATTTACGAGAAATGTTCTCGTTTTGTTGTGAACGGGAGACCTGCTTACGGAATAGCAGAGTTCCATTATAG AAATATGAATGGACCAAGCTACACTCCTCCCAGTTGCCTCCCTTTGCTGTGTGAGCCTTGGGATTTGCCCTCGGGTTTGGACGAGGCTCTGACTCTTCCTTTTACCAAGGAGGCTTGTGGGAGCAGTCCACTTGTGGGAGGAAAGGGGTCGCAGCTTGGCCTGCTCTCCTCTATCCAACACAAG gagGACTTTGTGGTGACGAAGGGATTTTCCATCACATTAAATGCATACAGACAACAGCTTCAG AAAGAGCCATCTATTGTCACAGCCATCACAAAAATTGAAGAATCTTTCAG AACAGGAACCCTTCAGGACACCCAGTCTCGTTGCTCGGACGCTGTGGAAGCCATTGCTGGTAGTATCATCACGGACAGTGTCAGGGCCGCCATTTTATCCTCAATGGAGGAAGTGTTTGGTGCTGATTTTGAACATAGTTGTGTCGCTGTAAGGTCATCAGCTTCAG GTGAGGACGGTACTGAGGCCTCGGGGGCGGGGCAGATGGAGACCTTTCTGGGCGTGTCCGGAATTGACAAG GTGCTGGAGTCGGTGAGTAGATGCTGGGCCTCAGCATACAGTTTCCAGGCTGTCCAGTACAGGAG ACAGAACGGTCAACCAATCAGAGTGCTGGTGGGTGTGGTTATCCAGGAAATGGTCAAATCTGAGGTGTCCGGGGTCCTTTTCACAAACCACCCAGTGACAGGAAGTGCTGATCACATGGTCATCGACGCTTCCTACGGGCTGGGAGAG GCGGTTGTGTCGGGGAAGACAACCCCCGACTCTATCACGGTTCTCAGAGATTGGTCGGACAAGGTCACAGTCCAGAGTAAACAGATTGGAGCCAAAAATCTACGCATTATAGTCAAAG AGGGAGGAGGACTCGAGGAGCAGTCAGTCAGTGGGGAGGATATGTGTTGTTTGTCCGACTCACAAATACAGCAGCTGTGTCAGATTGGAATAAAG TTGGAGAAATATTTTGGTTCCCCCCGGGACATAGAGTGGGCGCTGGCTGGGGACAAGTTTTACCTGTTACAG GCTCGTCCTATCACTACCCTGGAGGAAGTCACCGACGAGGACCTGATCCACGAGTTTGACGACCCTCTCATCACTGACCAGGAGTGGCTAACTACCGGAAACATCAG TGAGATGATGCCAGGGGCAACAACTCCTCTGACCTACTCTGTGTTTGCGTCTGCCATCGACCTTTCTTGTCTG GAAGTGCTTGTCAAGTTGTGTGGGAGTCCGAGTTACCACTACCCCAGGAAGATGCTGCTCAGCTGTTGTGGTCACCTCTTTATAAACCTCATG CCGTATGATAGTGGCTCCATGAACAACATCTTTGGGAAGAAGGAGAACATGGAACTGACTGTTGTGGGCGAGACGTTAGCCGACCTCACTGAGGACTCTGTCAAGTCGTACCACGGACCGTTCACCTCACGCCTCAAAACTGTCATAAACACCATCAAGTACCTAACCAGT GTGACTCCTGCCACAAATAAGAAGTGTGATGATTGGGCGAAAAAGGCAGACAGCTACGAGGTGATTGACCAATCATCTGATTGTCTGCAGATGTACAGGGACATCAGTAAGAATCTTCCCGACTACACAGAG GTTTGGAAGGTTGGACTCCTGAAGAGTGGCAACTCTGGAGCCTGGGCGGCGGCCATGTTTGGAGTTCTACTTCAGGGCAAAACTG AGTACAGCAATGAGATGTGTTCGGATGTGGCCGTCATTCTCTCTCAGTGCCAGGATGTTTACAGTGCGGATGTACCGGTTGCCATTCAGGGTCTTGCTCGGAGTATCGTAACCTCGGGGCTAGAGGACAGATTCCTCAGCGGAGATGACCAG GGGTGTGTTGAGCTGCTGTCTGACAATAGTGTGCCCGCTGTAACGGACCTGTATGAGGACTTCATGAAGAGACATGGCCACCGCTACATCAGAGAG GCTGAGCTGATGGAGAAGTCTTGGCAGACCAACCCCGAGAGACTGGTACAGGTGCTGAAG aaaatcattaaaatgaaagcataccAGGAAAGACAAAAAACCAGCTTCAGCATAAAAGACACCATTGCCAATCTGCAGACGCCACTAACTAATGGAGAAAA GAGGAGTCTGAAGTTCATTCTCCCCAGAGCGCGGCGAGCGGTGGGGGAGAGGGAGTTCGGGAAGTCGCTGTGTGTGAAGGTGGCCGACAAGTTCAAACAGGCGTACTGGAGACTGGCCCAGAAAATGGAACAAGAG GGTCGGTTACCAGAGAAGGAACTGTTGTTTTTCCTAACACATCGAGAAATCGGACAGCTACTGGAAACTCGCTCACCCAAGTTACTCACAAA AGCCAAGAGAAGAAGAAAGCTGTTGCCCAAACTGATGACTTTGTCTTTTCCAAAATACTCAGTAGGAGTTCCTAAGCCA AAAGAACAGGAGAGTTTTGAGGAACAGAGGAAACCTACCTTCACTCTTACTG GGATGCCAATCTGTAAAGGTCGAGTGACGGGGAAAGCACGGGTAGTCAAGACTCTAGAGGAGGCTAATTCCATACAG AGAGATGACATCTTGATCGTGTCCTACACAGATGTGGGATGGACACCCTACTTCCCGCTGCTGGGGGGTCTGGTCACTGAGATGGGTGGGCTGGTCTCCCATGGGGCGGTGGTGGCCAGGGAGTTCCAGCTTCCCTGTGTGGTGAACGTTCCCAACGCAACACACTTGTTACAGTCAG GTGATGATATAATTCTAGATGGACTGGCGGGAAAAATAGAAAAGCTCGAAGGAACAAGCACAGATTAA